The Nicotiana tomentosiformis chromosome 9, ASM39032v3, whole genome shotgun sequence genome contains the following window.
CATGGCTCACATCTCTTGAATGTTCAGCCTCTACCATCCAATCTTCAGATAATTCTTCTTTTGTCTCAGTTGCCTTAAAATGGCTGAAGTTCATTTTTCTTTCACCATGTTCTCAGAGGATTCTGTTATCATCTGTTGATCTGCTTTTCTTGTTTATCTTAATAGTATTAGCAGTTAAAAAGTTGAGTTCAAGATTTATCAAGAATGGAAATTCCACCTCTTCACTTAATAAACCTCTCTTAGTAGAGGGTAATGAAAGGCCTCAAGTTAGAGTTACCTTTTGGTTTTATGCATCTTTAGTTGTGACAGCTCTTTTAGCCATAACTTATACTGTTCTTTGCATACTAGCGTTTACTCAGGTTGTTCAATCAATATGGGAAATGGCAGAGGCTTTTTTCAGACTGTTTCAAGCTGTAACTTATCTTGTAATTTTTGTACTGATTGTACACGAGAAGAGATTTGTTGCTGTTTCTCATCCCATGCCACTTCGCGTCTATTGGGTGATGAGCTATGTTATCGTGCTTCTTTTCACGATTACTGGTATTATTCGTCTAATTTTGTATGGAAACAATGTGGATTTGAGCATTAGAATGGATGATATAGCTATCTTGGTTAGTTTCCCCTTATATTTGTATCTTCTCATTGTTGCCATAAAAGGATCATCTGGAATTTGTACTAGTAGCCAACATGAAAACTCTAGGCTAGAGACAACAGATGCAATGATTCTGATGGATCCTAATGTGAGTGGATATGGCACCGCTTCACTATTCTCTAAAGCAGTATGGAATTGGATGAATCCATTGCTTAGTAAAGGATATCAATCCCCTTTAAAGTCAGATGAAGTGCCTTCTCTCCCACCTGGTTTCCGAGCTGAAAGATTGGTGGATTTCTTCGAAAAGAATTGGCCTAAGCCAGGTGAAAATGTGAAGTATCCTGTACTAATGACATTAATCAGATGTTTTTGGAGAGACATTGTTATAATTAGTGTCCTTGCAATAGTGCAGTTGGCTGTTATGTATGTTGGACCAGTTCTTATCCAAAGTTTCATTAGTTTTGCTTCGGGGGATAGAACTACAAACCCCAATGAGGGTTATTATCTAGTCTTGATTCTGTTTGTTTCGAAAGTAATAGAAGTTCTTAGTGCACATCACTTCAATTTCAAATCTGAGTTACTCGGGATGAAGATTCGGTCATCTCTTACCACTACTTTATACAAGAAAGGTCTAAGATTGACTTGTTCCTCTAGACAAGCTCATGGTGTAGGACAAATAGTGAATTACATGGCCGTTGATTCCCAACAGCTTTCTGATATGATGCTACAGCTGCATTCCCTTTGGATGATGCCATTACAACTTGCAGCTTCGTTACTTCTCTTGTACTATTACATGGGTGTTTCTATGTTTGCTGCGTTTGGTTTAATTGTTGGATCTATGATCTGCACGTTGTATATTACGCGCAAGAACAATCTATTCCAATTTGAATTGATGATGAAGCGCGATTCAAGGATGAAGGCTATAAATGAACTGTTGGGAAACATGCGCGTCATCAAGTTTCAAGCATGGGAAGAACACTTCAAAGAAAAGATTCAATCGTTACGTAATGAGGAATTCAGCTGGCTGAGTAAGTTCACGTACTTGCTTTCTTGCAACTTGTCACTGCTGTGGAGTTTGCCACCGGTCATAGCAGCTCTTACATTTTTAGCTGCAATTCTTTGCAAAATCCCTCTAGATGCTGCCACAGTATTCACAGCAACAACGGTTTTCAGAATTTTACAGGATCCAATCAGAACCTTCCCCCAATCCCTTATGTCAGTTTCACAAGCCTTGGTATCGCTAGGTAGGTTAGATGGATATATGACAAGCCGTGAATTGGATCATAATGTTGTCGAAAGAGTAGAAGGTTGTAGTGGAAGGATCGCGGTGGAGGTAAAAGATGGGAATTTTTCATGGGAAGATGATGGTGATCAAATTGTTTTGAAAGAAATAAATGTTGAAATCCGAAAGGGGGAACTTGCTGCAATCGTTGGAATGGTTGGATCAGGAAAGTCCTCTTTGCTGGCATCAGTTCTTGGTGAACTTCATAAGTTATCCGGAGAGGTACAATAAATCACATTTTGTCTACTTCACCTGAATTGTTACTGCTAGTCTATTGTAGTTTCTTACACTTGTACTTTTATACAGGTCAGAGTTTGTGGAAGCACGGCTTATGTTGCGCAAACCTCATGGATACAGAATGCTACTATTCAAGAAAACATCTTGTTTGGTTCACCAATGAACAATGAAAGATACAAAGATGTAGTACGGGTTTGTTCCTTGGAGAAAGACTTGGAAATTCTGGAACATGGAGACCAAACTGAGATAGGAGAACGAGGAATCAACCTAAGTGGAGGTCAGAAGCAGAGGATACAACTTGCAAGAGCAGTATATCAGGACCGCGACATCTATCTTCTTGATGATATATTTAGCGCTGTTGATGCTCAAACTGGATCAGAAATATTTAAGGTCACTCCAATTGATATATAACTTTGATGCTCAAACTCGTTTGTGTTTTTTTGGCATAAATTGCTATAGGAAATCTTCCCAAGTTATTAATTACTACAGTAAAACATTTGAATGAGGAAAAAGTACGGTACATGACTGACATCGGTCTTTGCAGGAATGTGTAAGGGGAGCTTTGAAGGATAAGACTATTGTTCTCGTCACTCACCAAGTTGACTTCCTGCACAATGCAGATCTTATATTGGTAAGCACCACATTGATTTACTACTCGACCAAGTATATTGAAAGAATTCTAGTTCATTATTTACTATATTGACAGGTGATGAGAGATGGTAAGATTGTGCAGTCTGGGAAATATGAAGAGCTTCTAGAATTGGGAATGGATTTTGGTGATCTTGTCGCTGCACATGAGAACTCAATGGAGCTAGTGGAAAGTAGCACTGGTGAGAACCTCCCACAAACACCAAGATCACCTCATCAAGTAACCCCAAAGTCGCCCCAGAAATCTCAAGAGGAAACCAATGGTGAAAGTACTTCTTTGGACCAACAACCAAAGGGTAGTTCAAAGCTTATTGAAGAAGAGGAAAGAGAGACTGGTCATGTCAGTTTTGACGTCTACAAGCAGTACTGCACTGAGGCATTTGGATGGTGGGGAGTAGCAGTTGTATTAATCGTTTCTGCACTATGGCAAGGGTCCACTATGTTGAGTGACTATTGGCTGGCATATGAAACTTCAAAGGACCATATATTCAATCCTTCTCTTTTCATAAATGTTTACTCAATCATAGCTGCCATTTCTTGCATCTTTGTGATCATCAGATCATTTCTTGTCGCGTTTTTGGGTCTCAAAACAGCTCAACGTTTCTTTGATCAAATTCTTGATAGCATACTGCATGCTCCCATGTCATTCTTTGACACTACCCCTTCAGGAAGAATATTAAGTCGGGTGAGTCCTAAACTCCATATATATTCTGATTTAATGCTAGAGTTGTGGTATCTTCTTCACTAATCTAATGAATGATTTCTTGCTTTTCAGGCATCAACAGATCAGGCATATGTtgattttatgattccaatattTCTAAGTTTAGTGCTTCTGATGTACTTCACATTAATTGGCATGTTGTTCATTACTTGCCAAAGCGCTTGGCCAACTATTTTCCTCATGATCCCCCTAGTTTGGCTTAACATCTGGTACCGGGTAAGAGAATGAAAGGTCATACAGACCTTATTGCAGTTGAAACAGTTATTTCATTAATAGCATATTGACTTTCTTTTTTCATCTGACATGCAGAGATACTATATTGCATCTTCGCGCGAATTAACCAGACTTAGTTCAATCACCAAAGCTCCAATCCTCCATCACTTTTCTGAAACCATATCAGGG
Protein-coding sequences here:
- the LOC104109466 gene encoding ABC transporter C family member 14-like isoform X1, giving the protein MAANSWLTSLECSASTIQSSDNSSFVSVALKWLKFIFLSPCSQRILLSSVDLLFLFILIVLAVKKLSSRFIKNGNSTSSLNKPLLVEGNERPQVRVTFWFYASLVVTALLAITYTVLCILAFTQVVQSIWEMAEAFFRLFQAVTYLVIFVLIVHEKRFVAVSHPMPLRVYWVMSYVIVLLFTITGIIRLILYGNNVDLSIRMDDIAILVSFPLYLYLLIVAIKGSSGICTSSQHENSRLETTDAMILMDPNVSGYGTASLFSKAVWNWMNPLLSKGYQSPLKSDEVPSLPPGFRAERLVDFFEKNWPKPGENVKYPVLMTLIRCFWRDIVIISVLAIVQLAVMYVGPVLIQSFISFASGDRTTNPNEGYYLVLILFVSKVIEVLSAHHFNFKSELLGMKIRSSLTTTLYKKGLRLTCSSRQAHGVGQIVNYMAVDSQQLSDMMLQLHSLWMMPLQLAASLLLLYYYMGVSMFAAFGLIVGSMICTLYITRKNNLFQFELMMKRDSRMKAINELLGNMRVIKFQAWEEHFKEKIQSLRNEEFSWLSKFTYLLSCNLSLLWSLPPVIAALTFLAAILCKIPLDAATVFTATTVFRILQDPIRTFPQSLMSVSQALVSLGRLDGYMTSRELDHNVVERVEGCSGRIAVEVKDGNFSWEDDGDQIVLKEINVEIRKGELAAIVGMVGSGKSSLLASVLGELHKLSGEVRVCGSTAYVAQTSWIQNATIQENILFGSPMNNERYKDVVRVCSLEKDLEILEHGDQTEIGERGINLSGGQKQRIQLARAVYQDRDIYLLDDIFSAVDAQTGSEIFKECVRGALKDKTIVLVTHQVDFLHNADLILVMRDGKIVQSGKYEELLELGMDFGDLVAAHENSMELVESSTGENLPQTPRSPHQVTPKSPQKSQEETNGESTSLDQQPKGSSKLIEEEERETGHVSFDVYKQYCTEAFGWWGVAVVLIVSALWQGSTMLSDYWLAYETSKDHIFNPSLFINVYSIIAAISCIFVIIRSFLVAFLGLKTAQRFFDQILDSILHAPMSFFDTTPSGRILSRASTDQAYVDFMIPIFLSLVLLMYFTLIGMLFITCQSAWPTIFLMIPLVWLNIWYRRYYIASSRELTRLSSITKAPILHHFSETISGIMTLRCFRKEDHFFKGNVERVNANLRMDFHSNASNEWLGLRLEFIGSILICIATIFMVLLPRFLISPEYIGLALSYGLPLNGVLFWTVYMSCMVENRMVSVERIKQFIRIPSEASWRIPNCLPSLDWPYRGDIDINNLKVRYRSNTPLVLKGISLRINGGEKIGIVGRTGSGKSTLIQVFFRLVEPSAGTIIIDGVDICKLGLHDLRSRFGIIPQEPVLFQGTVRSNIDPLGQYSDDEIWKSLERCQLKDVVAAKPEKLDASVVDSGENWSVGQRQLLCLGRVMLKNSKILFMDEATASVDSQTDAVIQKIIREDFAACTIITIAHRIPTVIDCDRVLVIDDGWAKEYDRPATLLERRSIFAALVQEYSIRSTGL
- the LOC104109466 gene encoding ABC transporter C family member 14-like isoform X2 translates to MAANSWLTSLECSASTIQSSDNSSFVSVALKWLKFIFLSPCSQRILLSSVDLLFLFILIVLAVKKLSSRFIKNGNSTSSLNKPLLVEGNERPQVRVTFWFYASLVVTALLAITYTVLCILAFTQVVQSIWEMAEAFFRLFQAVTYLVIFVLIVHEKRFVAVSHPMPLRVYWVMSYVIVLLFTITGSSGICTSSQHENSRLETTDAMILMDPNVSGYGTASLFSKAVWNWMNPLLSKGYQSPLKSDEVPSLPPGFRAERLVDFFEKNWPKPGENVKYPVLMTLIRCFWRDIVIISVLAIVQLAVMYVGPVLIQSFISFASGDRTTNPNEGYYLVLILFVSKVIEVLSAHHFNFKSELLGMKIRSSLTTTLYKKGLRLTCSSRQAHGVGQIVNYMAVDSQQLSDMMLQLHSLWMMPLQLAASLLLLYYYMGVSMFAAFGLIVGSMICTLYITRKNNLFQFELMMKRDSRMKAINELLGNMRVIKFQAWEEHFKEKIQSLRNEEFSWLSKFTYLLSCNLSLLWSLPPVIAALTFLAAILCKIPLDAATVFTATTVFRILQDPIRTFPQSLMSVSQALVSLGRLDGYMTSRELDHNVVERVEGCSGRIAVEVKDGNFSWEDDGDQIVLKEINVEIRKGELAAIVGMVGSGKSSLLASVLGELHKLSGEVRVCGSTAYVAQTSWIQNATIQENILFGSPMNNERYKDVVRVCSLEKDLEILEHGDQTEIGERGINLSGGQKQRIQLARAVYQDRDIYLLDDIFSAVDAQTGSEIFKECVRGALKDKTIVLVTHQVDFLHNADLILVMRDGKIVQSGKYEELLELGMDFGDLVAAHENSMELVESSTGENLPQTPRSPHQVTPKSPQKSQEETNGESTSLDQQPKGSSKLIEEEERETGHVSFDVYKQYCTEAFGWWGVAVVLIVSALWQGSTMLSDYWLAYETSKDHIFNPSLFINVYSIIAAISCIFVIIRSFLVAFLGLKTAQRFFDQILDSILHAPMSFFDTTPSGRILSRASTDQAYVDFMIPIFLSLVLLMYFTLIGMLFITCQSAWPTIFLMIPLVWLNIWYRRYYIASSRELTRLSSITKAPILHHFSETISGIMTLRCFRKEDHFFKGNVERVNANLRMDFHSNASNEWLGLRLEFIGSILICIATIFMVLLPRFLISPEYIGLALSYGLPLNGVLFWTVYMSCMVENRMVSVERIKQFIRIPSEASWRIPNCLPSLDWPYRGDIDINNLKVRYRSNTPLVLKGISLRINGGEKIGIVGRTGSGKSTLIQVFFRLVEPSAGTIIIDGVDICKLGLHDLRSRFGIIPQEPVLFQGTVRSNIDPLGQYSDDEIWKSLERCQLKDVVAAKPEKLDASVVDSGENWSVGQRQLLCLGRVMLKNSKILFMDEATASVDSQTDAVIQKIIREDFAACTIITIAHRIPTVIDCDRVLVIDDGWAKEYDRPATLLERRSIFAALVQEYSIRSTGL